CAGGGCCATCTACAACGAAGCCGAGTCTGATCTGTTGGGAGCCGCCCAGCTGATTGCTAAAGATAGCAGCGAAGCGAACCCAGGAACGGTGACTATCGACCGCGCGTATCGACACCGGTTCGGTCCCGCTCCGCGAGATCACGCCTACTTCGCCATTTGGAGTGCTCAAGGTGCGATCGTGGGCGCCAGCGATCCGCTTCCGCCGCACATCTCACGGCCAATTGATCTGCCGCCGGTCGATGGCCCGCGCCCCTTCTCGACCCGCGAGCACAAGGATGAGCTGGAAGTGATTATCCGCGGTCCAAATGCAACGCAGATTCTGGTCGGCCGACCGCTGGCGAAGGAGGGAGATCGGCTGCGAGCACTACTTCGCAATCTCTTAGCTGCTGGCGGCGTCGTCCTCGCGATCGGGGCCTTCGCAGCTTGGAGGCTCGCCAACCGTATCGTGCGGCCTATCGAGCAATTGACCGTGGCCGCGGAACAGATTTCGGCCACTCGGCTCGACCAGCGGCTCGAACTTCCGTTGGCTTCCTCAGAAATCCAACGCCTCGTCGAGGTGTTCAATCGTATGCTAAGCCACTTGCAGTCGTCATTCGAGCAGCAGGTACGCTTTACGGCGGACGCTTCTCACGAACTCCGGACCCCGGTCACGGTCATCCTGACGCAAGCGGACCACACACTGTCGCGACCTCGATCTAACGGCGAGTACGCGGAGGCTTTAGAAGCATGCCTTCGAGCCGCGCGGCGGATGAAACGATTGGTTGACGATCTGCTCCTGCTTGCTCGTGCGGACGCCGGACGCCTAGATGCTCCGCATGAATCGTGCGATCTTGCAGAAGTCGCACGCTCGACGCTGGAAATGCTGGAACCGCTCGCCCGTGAACGCGATGTGCGGATCGAATCGCAGTTGCAGCCCACGTTCATCGAGGGCGACGCTGCGCAGCTATCGCAGGTCGTCGCCAATCTCGTCACCAATGCGATCGATCATAGTGCTGCTGCTTCACAGGTGTTCGTTTCCGTCTACTCGCGTCGGCAACGCGCCTACCTTGTCGTCGCTGACGCTGGAGAGGGCGTTCCGGTTGAGTATCAGCCTCGGCTCTTCGAACGATTCTACCAGGGCGACAAATCACGCTCGCGTCAACTAGGACAGGGTGCTGGTCTGGGTTTAAGCATTGTCGCTGAGATTGTTTCCCTGCATCACGGCACAGTGGATTTGTCGTCCACTCCCGCGCGAGGAACGACGTTGACGGTAGAGCTGCCGCTCCGAGCAGTTGAGACCCCAGTTCCTACACCCAAGGCTGATTAACCAAGCACGCCACCGTAACAATACCGTTAAAACGTACAACGAGCCCACAGATATGCCGGTCGCACTTCAGACAATTGCTCTACTCATCATCTCGAACGTCTTCATGACATTCGCTTGGTATGGGCATCTCAAGTCGATGAATAATAAGGCATGGTACGTCGCCGCCATCGTCAGCTGGGGAGGGGCGCTTTTCGAGTATCTATTCCAAGTGCCGGCCAACCGCATTGGTCACACGACGATGAGCGTCGGGCAGTTAAAGATCGTGCAGGAAGTCATCACGCTATCCGTGTTCGTTCCGTTTGCCATGCTCTACATGAAGGAGCCTATCAAACTTGACTACGCATGGGCCGGGTTGTGCTTGTGCGGAGCCGTCTATTTCGTCTTCCGAAGCTAAGCGGGTTTACGACCGATGACGATTTCACCCGCCCAATCCAACGATCAGTTGGACGAGAACTCTGTCCCCGTGAGTCGGCAGAGCCGCTTCGCACTTGATGCGCTAACGTTCTTCCTCGCCGACGTGCAGGACGGCCTGGGACCGTACCTGGCGATCTATCTCACAAGCGTACGGCGATGGACTCCCTCGGACGTGGGAATCGCCATGGCTTCGGTGGTGATCGGTACGCTGCTTGCGCAATTACCCGCTGGAGCGTTCATTGACGTTACCCGTCGCAAACGCTTCGCAGTCTCGGTGGCTGCGGGCGTCGTCGCGACATGTTGCATCGTCATGATTAGCTGCCCTCAGTTGCCCGTGATCGTCATCGCTCAGACGCTCATCGGCGCAGCGGCGGCGATCCTTCCGCCAGCTGTCGCTGGCATCAGCCTTGGACTTGTGGGGCGACGGCGCTTCGCACGTCGAACCGGCCGGAACGAGGCGTTCAATCACGCGGGCAACGTTGCCGCTGCCATTCTCGCAGGTGCACTGGGAACTTACCTCGGGTATGCAACAATCTTTTATCTCGTCGCTGGAATGGCCGTGGCGAGCGGGATCTCCGCCATGTTGATTCGCGAAAGTGAAATTGATCACGAGCGGGCGCGCGAATCGGTGAGCCTACCGTCAGCTACGAGGGAATCGTTGATCTGGAATGGTCGTTTGCTTCGCTTTCTGGTGGCGATATTTCTGTTTCACTTCGCTAATGCGGCCATGCTTCCCCTTGTGGGACAGAAGGTATCCATCGGTCGAGACGATTCGGCCGCGGCGCTCATGTCCGCGTGCATTATCGCGGCCCAGATCGTCATGGTCCCCGTGGCCCTAGCCGCCGCATGGGGGGCAAATCGGTGGAGTCCGAAAGCAGTATTCGTCATTGCCTTTGCCGTCCTCCCGATTCGAGGGCTGCTCTACACCTACTCTGCGAATTCAACATTCTTGGTGACAGTGCAACTGCTGGATGGAATCGGCGCAGGCATTTACGGGGTCGTTGGAGTGCTAATGGTGGCAGATTTGGCGAAGGGGACGGGGCGGTTTAACACGGCACTAGCGGCAATGGCGCTTGTGGCTGGTCTTGGCTCGGCGTCTAGCAACGTCACCGCTGGCCTTATTGCCGATTCGCTCGGATACAACGCTGCCTTTATCTCGCTATCAATCGTTGCAGGATTAGGGCTCGTATGGTTCTACTTCGCAGTTCGGAATCCGTCTGATTTACTGGGTGGTAGCCACCTTGCATCGCAGTGCAGGGACCGTACTCAATCACTCGTATAGCTTGGAAAGATGCGTCGGTGTTCACGACCGAAGGTCGTAACTATGCACGCCGAGGTCATTTCACCGACGCCCTTCAGCAATTCACAGCCTAGTACGGTGAAATAAAGTGTGGCAGCACATGTAGAACTTTGCTCACATATGCAATTGGAGATAGGATGCGTATTGACCATCTGTAGAAATCAAGACGGTGCGCGGAGGTTTATCGTAATATGAATTGCAACCGGAATGACACTGCGCTCGTTGTAATCGATCCGCAAAACGACGTACTTAGCGAGAAGGGCATTTCATGGTCACTAGTCGGCGAGAGCGTCAAAGAAAATAACACGGTCGAGAATCTTGACCGACTCTTCATTACTGCCAAAGAACATAAATTCCCGGTCTTCATTTCGCCTCATTACCTGTTCCCATTCGACCAAGCCTGGCAGTTCGGCGGTCTAGTGGAACACTCAATGCTCGACGATCGGGAATTTTTTCGTCCGAGCGCCTTGACTGTCGAAGGCTTCGTCAACTCGGGGGCAGATTGGCTCGAGCGGTACAAGCCGTACATCGAGGA
This sequence is a window from Lacipirellula parvula. Protein-coding genes within it:
- a CDS encoding DMT family protein, with amino-acid sequence MPVALQTIALLIISNVFMTFAWYGHLKSMNNKAWYVAAIVSWGGALFEYLFQVPANRIGHTTMSVGQLKIVQEVITLSVFVPFAMLYMKEPIKLDYAWAGLCLCGAVYFVFRS
- a CDS encoding MFS transporter, giving the protein MTISPAQSNDQLDENSVPVSRQSRFALDALTFFLADVQDGLGPYLAIYLTSVRRWTPSDVGIAMASVVIGTLLAQLPAGAFIDVTRRKRFAVSVAAGVVATCCIVMISCPQLPVIVIAQTLIGAAAAILPPAVAGISLGLVGRRRFARRTGRNEAFNHAGNVAAAILAGALGTYLGYATIFYLVAGMAVASGISAMLIRESEIDHERARESVSLPSATRESLIWNGRLLRFLVAIFLFHFANAAMLPLVGQKVSIGRDDSAAALMSACIIAAQIVMVPVALAAAWGANRWSPKAVFVIAFAVLPIRGLLYTYSANSTFLVTVQLLDGIGAGIYGVVGVLMVADLAKGTGRFNTALAAMALVAGLGSASSNVTAGLIADSLGYNAAFISLSIVAGLGLVWFYFAVRNPSDLLGGSHLASQCRDRTQSLV
- a CDS encoding cysteine hydrolase, giving the protein MNCNRNDTALVVIDPQNDVLSEKGISWSLVGESVKENNTVENLDRLFITAKEHKFPVFISPHYLFPFDQAWQFGGLVEHSMLDDREFFRPSALTVEGFVNSGADWLERYKPYIEDGETIVVSPHKVWGPQTNDLVLQLRKRRINKVILAGMLANLCVESHLRELLEQGFEVAVVKDATAAPRHPTIGDGYQAAVINYGFLANAVLTTDEAVEMMGS
- a CDS encoding sensor histidine kinase, which encodes MRRAIYNEAESDLLGAAQLIAKDSSEANPGTVTIDRAYRHRFGPAPRDHAYFAIWSAQGAIVGASDPLPPHISRPIDLPPVDGPRPFSTREHKDELEVIIRGPNATQILVGRPLAKEGDRLRALLRNLLAAGGVVLAIGAFAAWRLANRIVRPIEQLTVAAEQISATRLDQRLELPLASSEIQRLVEVFNRMLSHLQSSFEQQVRFTADASHELRTPVTVILTQADHTLSRPRSNGEYAEALEACLRAARRMKRLVDDLLLLARADAGRLDAPHESCDLAEVARSTLEMLEPLARERDVRIESQLQPTFIEGDAAQLSQVVANLVTNAIDHSAAASQVFVSVYSRRQRAYLVVADAGEGVPVEYQPRLFERFYQGDKSRSRQLGQGAGLGLSIVAEIVSLHHGTVDLSSTPARGTTLTVELPLRAVETPVPTPKAD